From Leopardus geoffroyi isolate Oge1 chromosome B4, O.geoffroyi_Oge1_pat1.0, whole genome shotgun sequence, a single genomic window includes:
- the TMEM121B gene encoding transmembrane protein 121B, whose protein sequence is MHPALGNPRSVSSSSGSFPPPPAAARLQPLFLRGGSSRDRRGSGDSSTSTSTSRGGGGGRRGGGGGGGGGSRSPSSSTGAEREDDDESISISKPLVPATAAGLPGPPAQGGAPAADPAPAAFSSSAATSSSTSTPTSSCSMTAADFGGGAAAGAVGGPGGRSAGGAGGTGTGSGTSCCSCCCCCGRPTRSGRRSRRRGCAPSPGCRWGYQALSVVLLLAQGGLLDLYLIAVTDLYWCSWIATDLVVVVGWAIFFAKNSRGRRGGMASGAHNHHQHHHHAAPPLHLPASSAASAGAAAGAKARSGRGGAGGPGGGPGAVGSAGEFAFAYLAWLIYSIAFTPKVVLILGTSILDLIELRAPFGTTGFRITMALSVPLLYSLVRAISEAGAPPGSAGPLLLQPQQHRAAGCFLGTCLDLLDSFTLVELMLEGRVPLPAHLRYLLIAVYFLTLSSPVLWLYELNAAAAASSWGQASGPGSCSRLLRLLGGCLVDVPLLALRCLLVVSYQQPLSIFMLKNLFFLGCRGLEALEGCWDRGSRASPSRGRGGYGAPPSAPPPLPPPPPPQGVSQLGHCISENEGGAHGYVNTLAVASQN, encoded by the coding sequence ATGCACCCAGCGCTCGGCAACCCCCGCTCGGTCTCGTCCTCGTCCGGCTCCttcccgccgccccccgccgccgcccggctGCAGCCCCTTTTCCTCCGGGGGGGTTCCTCCCGCGACCGGAGAGGCTCGGGCGACAgcagcaccagcaccagcaccagccGGGGGGGAGGCGGCGGCAGacgcggcgggggcggcggcggcggcggcggctcccgCTCCCCCAGCAGCAGCACCGGCGCCGAGCGAGAGGACGACGACGAGAGCATCAGCATCAGCAAGCCGCTGGTGCCAGCCACCGCCGCCGGGCTCCCGGGACCCCCGGCTCAGGGGGGCGCCCCAGCCGCCGACCCCGCGCCCGCCGCCTTCTCCTCCTCGGccgccacctcctcctccacctccacgcCCACCTCCTCCTGCAGCATGACAGCCGCGGACTTTGGCGGGGGCGCGGCGGCCGGGGCCGTCGGGGGCCCCGGGGGCCGCTCGGCTGGGGGCGCGGGCGGCACCGGGACAGGCAGCGGCACCTCCTGCTGCTCGTGTTGCTGCTGCTGCGGTCGCCCGACCCGGTCGGGCCGTAGGAGTCGACGCCGCGGTTGCGCCCCCAGCCCGGGGTGCCGCTGGGGCTACCAGGCGCTGTCCGTGGTGCTGCTGCTGGCGCAGGGCGGTCTGCTGGACCTGTACCTCATCGCCGTCACCGACCTGTACTGGTGCTCCTGGATCGCCACTgacctggtggtggtggtgggctgGGCCATTTTCTTCGCCAAGAACAGCCGGGGCCGTCGGGGCGGCATGGCGAGCGGCGCGCAcaaccaccaccagcaccaccaccacgCCGCGCCGCCCCTGCACCTGCCCGCCTCCTCAGCAGCCTCCGCCGGGGCTGCGGCAGGGGCCAAGGCGCGCAGCGGCCGCGGGGGCGCCGGTGGCCCGGGGGGCGGCCCGGGGGCTGTCGGGTCAGCGGGCGAGTTCGCCTTTGCCTACCTGGCCTGGCTCATCTACTCCATCGCCTTCACGCCCAAGGTGGTGCTCATCCTGGGTACGTCCATCCTGGACCTCATAGAGCTGCGCGCGCCCTTTGGCACCACGGGCTTCCGCATCACCATGGCGCTGTCCGTGCCCTTGCTCTACAGCCTGGTGCGGGCCATCAGCGAGGCTGGCGCCCCCCCTGGCTCGGCGGGACCCCTACTCTTGCAGCCCCAGCAGCACCGAGCCGCTGGCTGCTTCCTGGGCACGTGTCTGGACCTGCTCGACAGCTTCACCTTGGTGGAGCTGATGCTGGAAGGCCGCGTGCCGCTACCCGCGCACTTGCGCTACCTGCTCATCGCCGTCTACTTCCTCACCCTCTCCTCGCCGGTGCTCTGGCTTTACGAGCTCAACGCCGCAGCGGCAGCTTCGTCCTGGGGCCAGGCTTCAGGGCCGGGCAGCTGTAGCCGCCTTCTGCGACTGCTGGGTGGCTGCCTGGTGGACGTGCCCTTGTTGGCGCTACGCTGCCTCCTGGTGGTGAGCTACCAGCAGCCCCTCTCCATCTTCATGCTCAAGAACCTCTTCTTCCTAGGCTGCCGAGGCCTGGAAGCCCTAGAGGGCTGTTGGGACCGGGGGAGTCGGGCCTCCCCCAGTCGGGGGAGAGGGGGCTATGGCGCTCCGCCCTCTGCCCCACCGccgctgccaccaccaccaccacctcaggGAGTCTCTCAGCTAGGCCACTGCATCTCGGAGAATGAGGGAGGAGCCCATGGCTATGTCAATACCCTGGCAGTGGCCTCCCAGAATTGA